Proteins from one Triticum aestivum cultivar Chinese Spring chromosome 7A, IWGSC CS RefSeq v2.1, whole genome shotgun sequence genomic window:
- the LOC123152372 gene encoding auxin-induced protein 15A-like: MGGKLQQLMSRLHLAKGGGGGKGGGAVPRGHFAVYVGEARARFVIPTAYLRHPSFVALLESAEEEFGFDHHGGGIIIPCSESDFVELVGSLSSSSPSSSWRH, from the coding sequence ATGGGTGGGAAGCTGCAGCAGCTGATGTCGAGGCTCCACCTGgccaagggcggcggcggcgggaagggcggcggcgcggtgccgAGGGGCCACTTCGCGGTgtacgtcggcgaggcgagggcgcGGTTCGTGATCCCGACGGCGTACCTCAGGCACCCGTCGTTCGTTGCGCTGCTGGAGAGCGCTGAGGAGGAGTTCGGCTTCGACCACCACGGCGGCGGGATTATCATACCGTGCTCTGAGAGCGACTTCGTTGAGCTCGTCGGCAGCCtgagctcctcgtcgccgtcgtcgtcgtggcGGCATTGA